A window of Paenibacillus sp. 19GGS1-52 contains these coding sequences:
- a CDS encoding LLM class flavin-dependent oxidoreductase, whose protein sequence is MIKLSVLDQSPVSEGTSPAEALAQTAILAREAERLGYHRFWVSEHHSAVGLAGSSPEILMAHLAAVTTTLRIGSGGVLLPHYSAYKVAENFRVLEALYPGRIDLGVGRAPGGAALVTRALQEQHQLRSSGHYEQQVEDLITYLYDKEDPAHRFAGLTATPAIATAPEIWLLGSSKDSAALSAKLGTGFAFAQFINGAGGSEAVKAYQHSFQPSSITQNSRSLVAVFAVCAETSEQADQLASSMDLSLVLLEKGHVSTGTPSVEKARSYPYTPYDLFRIQDNRRRMVIGSPEDVKAQLEALAEQYQCGEIMIASIMHSFADKLKSLQLIAEVCGLQQRNTTSL, encoded by the coding sequence ATGATAAAACTAAGTGTGCTTGACCAGTCGCCGGTATCGGAGGGAACCTCTCCCGCTGAGGCTTTAGCCCAGACAGCGATATTGGCGCGGGAAGCCGAACGGCTTGGATATCACCGCTTTTGGGTATCTGAGCATCATTCCGCTGTGGGTCTGGCGGGTTCAAGTCCAGAAATATTGATGGCTCACCTAGCTGCAGTAACCACAACGCTTCGCATCGGTTCAGGCGGTGTTCTGCTTCCGCACTACAGTGCTTATAAGGTAGCCGAGAATTTCCGCGTGCTGGAGGCGCTATATCCGGGCCGGATTGATCTGGGTGTCGGACGAGCACCGGGTGGAGCGGCTTTGGTGACTAGAGCTCTTCAGGAGCAGCATCAGCTCCGCAGCTCGGGCCACTACGAGCAGCAGGTTGAGGACCTGATCACCTATTTATACGACAAGGAGGATCCGGCTCACCGCTTTGCGGGGCTTACTGCTACTCCTGCGATTGCTACGGCACCGGAAATTTGGCTGCTCGGCTCCAGTAAAGACAGTGCTGCCCTTTCTGCTAAGCTGGGAACCGGCTTTGCCTTCGCCCAATTTATTAATGGCGCCGGTGGTAGTGAAGCCGTAAAGGCCTACCAGCACAGCTTCCAGCCTTCTTCAATCACGCAGAATTCTCGTTCATTGGTTGCTGTATTCGCAGTATGTGCCGAGACCTCAGAGCAAGCGGACCAACTGGCCTCCAGCATGGATCTTTCCCTTGTTTTGTTGGAGAAAGGACATGTCTCAACCGGTACTCCCTCTGTGGAGAAAGCGCGCAGCTATCCTTACACGCCTTATGATCTGTTCCGCATTCAAGATAATCGGAGGCGAATGGTTATTGGTTCGCCTGAGGATGTAAAGGCGCAGCTTGAAGCTCTAGCAGAGCAATATCAATGTGGAGAGATTATGATCGCGAGCATCATGCACAGCTTTGCCGACAAGCTGAAATCACTCCAGCTTATTGCAGAGGTCTGCGGCC